A stretch of Triticum aestivum cultivar Chinese Spring chromosome 1D, IWGSC CS RefSeq v2.1, whole genome shotgun sequence DNA encodes these proteins:
- the LOC123181807 gene encoding succinate dehydrogenase subunit 4, mitochondrial, translating to MASRFLARSKTLALALSRADAAPAPLPGSRALSSLPRFPAAAAPSPAIGSPPGLGKVLGHEPTSHLSGTQFLPCWFSTVASNGSPMQNTQVSETCKSVAGMGHSDALKATEGASPKVAAFSPLEAAIAKPRSSPLTSESSKVRRSEILTGVTFYMIPALLLSSRNSISTSLMVAAVYHQIYMFHKEIFLDYVHHDITRKWALIYFKLLLLVMAKDTIVYFGLV from the exons ATGGCGTCGCGATTCCTAGCCCGATCCAAAACCCTAGCTCTCGCCCTCTCCCGCGCGGATGCGGCGCCGGCGCCCCTGCCTGGATCCCGCGCGCTCTCCTCCCTCCCGCGCTtccccgccgctgccgccccgtCCCCGGCGATTGGATCCCCTCCTGGCCTCGGCAAG GTTCTTGGACATGAGCCAACATCACACCTGAGCGGCACACAATTTTTACCTTGTTGGTTTTCTACTGTAGCATCCAATGGATCTCCCATGCAGAATACACAG GTCTCAGAGACATGCAAGTCAGTTGCTGGAATGGGACACTCTGATGCACTAAAAGCGACTGAAGGAGCCTCCCCTAAAGTCGCGGCATTCAGCCCACTAGAAGCAGCTATTGCTAAACCTAGAAGCAGTCCATTGACAAGTGAAAGTTCTAAAGTTAGGCGATCAGAGATATTAACAGGAGTAACCTTTTACATGATCCCAGCTCTGCTTCTTTCCTCAAGGAACAGCATCAGTACATCTCTTATGGTCGCGGCGGTATACCATCAAATCTACATGTTCCACAAGGAGATCTTTCTGGATTATGTGCACCACGACATTACCAGGAAGTGGGCTTTGATATACTTCAAGCTGCTTCTGCTGGTCATGGCAAAGGACACCATCGTGTACTTCGGTTTGGTCTGA